In Rhodanobacter humi, the following are encoded in one genomic region:
- a CDS encoding sulfurtransferase, which produces MKSTLISAAELAALPPGEVLVVDCRKDLADPAKGRRDYLAGHIPGAVYAELDTDLSDLSLQSQGLGRHPLPSATAFAAVLGRWGWRPGLQVVAYDAASGALAAARLWWLLRLADERAVAVLDGGWAAWQAVGLPVETIAPQRVPTMATVQFDPAQVVLDHTALHAAPAPLLLDARAAPRYRGDTEPLDPVAGHVPGARNRPFADNLAADGRFKSAAELKSEFLAVLGARAPADVVHMCGSGVTACHNLLAMEHAGLAGSRLYAPSWSGWVSDRSRPVAAGA; this is translated from the coding sequence ATGAAGAGCACGCTGATCTCCGCAGCCGAGCTGGCGGCGCTGCCGCCCGGTGAAGTGCTGGTCGTCGACTGCCGCAAGGACCTCGCCGATCCGGCGAAGGGCCGGCGCGATTATCTCGCCGGTCATATTCCGGGAGCGGTCTACGCCGAACTCGACACGGACCTCTCCGACCTCTCGCTGCAATCGCAGGGCCTGGGCCGGCATCCGCTGCCATCGGCGACGGCGTTCGCCGCCGTGCTGGGTCGCTGGGGCTGGCGCCCGGGACTGCAGGTGGTGGCGTATGACGCCGCCAGTGGCGCGCTGGCCGCCGCGCGGCTGTGGTGGCTGCTGCGCCTCGCCGACGAACGTGCGGTGGCTGTGCTCGATGGCGGCTGGGCCGCGTGGCAGGCTGTGGGCCTGCCCGTGGAAACCATCGCGCCGCAGCGCGTGCCGACTATGGCGACGGTGCAGTTCGACCCTGCCCAGGTCGTGCTCGATCACACCGCACTGCATGCCGCGCCGGCGCCGCTGCTGCTCGACGCCCGCGCCGCGCCACGCTACCGCGGCGATACCGAGCCGCTCGATCCCGTCGCCGGCCACGTGCCCGGCGCGCGCAACCGCCCGTTCGCCGACAACCTCGCCGCCGATGGCCGCTTCAAGAGCGCGGCGGAATTGAAAAGCGAATTCCTCGCCGTGCTCGGCGCGCGCGCGCCGGCCGACGTCGTGCACATGTGCGGCTCCGGCGTCACGGCCTGCCACAACCTGCTGGCGATGGAGCACGCCGGCCTCGCCGGCTCGCGCCTGTATGCACCGTCATGGAGCGGCTGGGTCAGCGACCGCTCGCGGCCCGTGGCCGCAGGAGCGTAA
- a CDS encoding FKBP-type peptidyl-prolyl cis-trans isomerase: protein MTRLRWLLPCVLLVGAAHAQTRPPPAPVKLDKAKLSYAIGYQIGSQFVDGRNQAGIPEIDIATLQKAIQDAYNKRPPTVSMQAMHQQLSAFNQQLRTDAQAEFEQLAEANASKSAAFMARNAKQPGVTQLPSGIQYSVMKKGDGAVHPTVTSTVVVNYRGMLVDGTEFDSTWAHGAPVSFAVDRVIPGWRDVIPRMRVGDRWKVVIPPQLAYGKEGALPRIGPNEALVFEIELLAIKPPAPEQDSR, encoded by the coding sequence ATGACACGACTGCGTTGGCTGCTGCCCTGCGTGTTGCTGGTCGGCGCGGCCCATGCGCAGACCCGTCCGCCGCCGGCTCCGGTGAAGCTGGACAAGGCCAAGCTCTCCTACGCGATCGGCTACCAGATCGGCAGCCAGTTCGTCGACGGCCGCAACCAGGCCGGCATTCCGGAGATCGACATCGCCACCCTGCAGAAGGCGATCCAGGATGCCTACAACAAGCGCCCGCCGACGGTGTCGATGCAGGCGATGCACCAGCAGTTGAGCGCGTTCAACCAGCAACTGCGCACCGACGCGCAAGCCGAGTTCGAGCAGCTCGCGGAAGCGAACGCGAGCAAGAGCGCCGCGTTCATGGCGCGCAACGCCAAGCAGCCCGGCGTGACCCAGTTGCCTTCCGGCATCCAGTATTCGGTGATGAAGAAGGGCGATGGCGCGGTCCATCCCACGGTCACCAGCACGGTGGTGGTGAACTACCGCGGCATGCTGGTGGACGGCACCGAGTTCGACAGCACCTGGGCGCACGGCGCGCCGGTGAGCTTCGCCGTGGACCGGGTGATCCCGGGCTGGCGCGACGTGATCCCGCGCATGCGCGTGGGCGATCGCTGGAAGGTGGTGATCCCGCCGCAACTGGCCTACGGCAAGGAAGGCGCGCTGCCGCGCATCGGTCCCAACGAGGCGCTGGTGTTCGAGATCGAACTGCTGGCGATCAAGCCGCCGGCGCCGGAGCAGGATTCGCGCTGA
- a CDS encoding DUF1289 domain-containing protein → MSNEPPSAPSSPATPCIGICRLDSRGYCIGCRRTIEEIGRWRGMSEAERLHVMRDVLPARSRP, encoded by the coding sequence ATGTCGAACGAACCTCCCTCCGCACCGTCATCCCCGGCCACGCCGTGCATCGGCATCTGCCGGCTGGACTCCAGGGGCTACTGCATCGGCTGCCGCCGCACGATCGAGGAGATCGGTCGCTGGCGCGGCATGAGCGAGGCCGAGCGCTTGCACGTGATGCGCGACGTGCTGCCCGCGCGCAGCCGCCCATGA
- a CDS encoding enoyl-CoA hydratase/isomerase family protein yields MLNLIKHDAIAEIQLARPPVNALNLELLRSLRESVGDAVRDGARGIVLSGVPGMFSAGVDVPALLLRDRAGVREFWREFFALCSTLACAPVPLVAAITGHSPAGGAVLALFCDYRVMAQGPYKIGLNEVQVGLIVPDCIQLALRRVVGAYRAERLLVAGAMIDAEQALACGFVDETTGIEQVTTRALHWLGELLARPSYAMLTTRALARADLIAAWANVDALPLDDITEAFLHPQAQATLQALVARLKSKG; encoded by the coding sequence ATGCTCAACCTCATCAAGCACGACGCCATCGCCGAGATCCAGCTGGCGCGGCCGCCGGTCAACGCGCTCAACCTCGAACTGCTGCGCAGCCTGCGCGAAAGCGTGGGCGATGCCGTGCGCGACGGCGCACGCGGCATCGTGTTGTCCGGCGTACCGGGCATGTTCTCCGCCGGCGTCGACGTGCCGGCGCTGCTGCTGCGCGATCGCGCCGGGGTGCGCGAATTCTGGCGCGAGTTCTTCGCGCTGTGCTCGACGTTGGCGTGTGCGCCGGTACCGCTGGTCGCCGCGATCACCGGCCACAGCCCGGCCGGCGGCGCGGTGCTCGCGTTGTTCTGCGACTACCGCGTGATGGCGCAGGGGCCGTACAAGATCGGCCTCAACGAGGTGCAGGTGGGCTTGATCGTGCCGGACTGCATCCAGCTCGCACTGCGCCGCGTGGTGGGCGCCTACCGCGCCGAGCGTCTGCTGGTGGCCGGCGCGATGATCGACGCGGAACAGGCGCTGGCTTGCGGCTTCGTCGACGAAACCACCGGCATCGAACAGGTGACCACCCGCGCCCTGCACTGGCTCGGCGAGCTGCTGGCGCGACCGTCGTACGCGATGCTGACCACGCGCGCACTGGCCCGTGCCGACCTGATCGCCGCCTGGGCCAACGTGGACGCGCTGCCGCTCGACGATATCACCGAGGCGTTCCTCCATCCGCAGGCGCAGGCCACCTTGCAGGCGCTGGTGGCGCGGCTCAAGAGCAAGGGCTGA
- a CDS encoding FAD-dependent oxidoreductase — protein MAIYDVEYLGKRDVAEGTTEFRFSKPVGHSYRAGQFLDILLKATPGADKMSHVHGFSFVSSPFEDHLAVATRMRDTPFKNAMRDLPDHTPVQIDANFGDFVLHKNEAMPAVYLAGGIGVTPARSAIAQATHDHSAHDITLFYVNRDSSRAAYAEDFKAFAKTNPHFHYVPVYSRGAGSEVGAESGHLSAEIIRRHVADIARPKWYVSGPEAFVRATRALLIELGADEDNLRTEEFEGY, from the coding sequence ATGGCAATTTACGACGTCGAATATCTCGGCAAGCGCGACGTGGCCGAGGGCACCACGGAGTTCCGTTTCAGCAAGCCCGTCGGCCACAGCTATCGCGCCGGACAGTTCCTTGACATTCTGCTCAAGGCCACGCCGGGCGCGGACAAGATGAGCCACGTGCACGGCTTCTCTTTCGTCTCCTCGCCGTTCGAGGATCACCTCGCCGTGGCCACGCGCATGCGCGACACGCCGTTCAAGAACGCGATGCGCGACTTGCCCGACCACACGCCGGTGCAGATCGACGCCAACTTCGGCGACTTCGTGCTGCACAAGAACGAAGCCATGCCTGCGGTGTACCTCGCCGGCGGCATCGGCGTCACCCCCGCACGCAGCGCCATCGCGCAGGCCACGCACGATCACAGTGCGCACGACATCACGCTGTTCTACGTCAACCGTGATTCCTCGCGCGCGGCCTATGCCGAGGATTTCAAGGCATTCGCCAAGACCAATCCGCACTTCCACTACGTGCCGGTCTACAGCCGCGGCGCGGGCAGCGAGGTCGGCGCCGAAAGCGGGCACTTGAGCGCGGAAATCATCCGCCGCCACGTCGCCGACATCGCCAGGCCCAAGTGGTACGTCAGCGGCCCCGAAGCCTTCGTGCGCGCCACCCGCGCCCTGCTGATCGAACTCGGCGCCGACGAGGACAACCTGCGCACCGAGGAATTCGAGGGTTATTGA
- a CDS encoding DUF4139 domain-containing protein, with protein sequence MNQPALSAIALACVAGLAFAAPVHAATPTANGADITLYRSDSAALYASSGDNNVDDGYAVVRELRALALKPGLQDITLGDLPDHLDAEALALGFPDGGAKVVSQRLLLGQGGSAALTGLLGREVTVLGDNGQAIASGTLRRAGNDGLMVSDTTGTSWIRQYAGVRVGSGDFPTGSSLRLRIDATRGGNTAAVLSYPTSGLGWRAAYVATLQPGDDCRMQFESRASIANRSGRDWHDAKLTLIAGEPNFAKASAPRPMMMQAKAFAAAAPMPEQAQMDNYRSYTLPAAVNLPDGSVSQVPLYATRTLGCERTNLVENGGTWQPPQPMLGRDFNGGGSNGTIVSTLKLTAFDSLPAGYLRVLAQDSHGTPQFIGEGRIGDTPKGGDATIALGQAFDLRAQRERTAFHVDQAGRTLDEAFRITLTNAGDSARTVTVREHPNRWREWKLASSSQKPSRQTTDTLEFRVNVPANGKAVLDYAVHYSWTATDKPQP encoded by the coding sequence ATGAACCAGCCCGCCCTCTCCGCCATCGCGCTCGCCTGCGTCGCCGGCCTGGCTTTCGCCGCGCCGGTCCACGCGGCGACGCCCACGGCGAACGGCGCCGACATCACGCTGTACCGCAGCGACAGCGCCGCGCTGTACGCCAGCAGCGGCGACAACAACGTCGACGACGGTTACGCGGTGGTGCGCGAACTGCGCGCGCTCGCGCTCAAGCCCGGCCTGCAGGACATCACCCTGGGCGACCTGCCCGACCATCTCGATGCCGAGGCGCTGGCGCTGGGCTTTCCCGATGGCGGCGCCAAGGTGGTCTCGCAGCGCCTGCTTCTGGGCCAGGGCGGCAGCGCCGCACTGACCGGCCTGCTCGGCCGCGAAGTCACCGTGCTGGGCGACAACGGCCAGGCCATCGCCAGCGGCACGCTGCGGCGCGCGGGCAACGACGGCCTGATGGTCAGCGACACCACCGGCACCAGCTGGATCCGCCAGTACGCCGGCGTGCGCGTCGGCAGCGGCGATTTCCCCACCGGCTCCAGCCTGCGCCTGCGCATCGACGCCACGCGCGGCGGCAACACCGCGGCCGTGCTCAGCTACCCCACCAGCGGCCTCGGCTGGCGCGCCGCCTACGTCGCCACGCTGCAGCCCGGCGACGACTGCCGCATGCAGTTCGAATCACGCGCCAGCATCGCCAACCGCAGCGGCCGCGACTGGCACGACGCGAAACTCACCCTGATCGCGGGCGAACCGAACTTCGCCAAGGCATCGGCGCCACGTCCGATGATGATGCAGGCCAAGGCCTTTGCAGCCGCCGCGCCCATGCCCGAGCAGGCGCAGATGGACAACTACCGCAGCTACACCCTGCCCGCGGCGGTGAACCTTCCCGACGGCAGCGTCAGCCAGGTGCCGCTGTATGCCACGCGCACGCTGGGCTGCGAGCGCACCAACCTGGTCGAGAACGGCGGCACCTGGCAGCCGCCGCAGCCGATGCTGGGCCGCGACTTCAACGGCGGCGGCAGCAACGGCACTATCGTCAGCACGTTGAAACTCACCGCCTTCGACAGCCTTCCCGCCGGCTACCTGCGCGTGCTCGCGCAGGACAGCCACGGCACGCCGCAATTCATCGGCGAAGGCCGCATCGGGGACACGCCCAAGGGCGGCGACGCCACCATCGCCCTGGGCCAGGCCTTCGACCTGCGCGCCCAGCGCGAGCGCACCGCCTTCCACGTGGACCAGGCTGGTCGCACGCTGGACGAAGCCTTCCGCATCACGCTCACGAACGCCGGCGACAGCGCGCGCACCGTCACCGTGCGCGAGCATCCCAACCGCTGGCGCGAATGGAAGCTGGCCTCGTCCAGCCAGAAGCCCAGCCGGCAGACCACCGACACGCTGGAGTTCCGCGTCAACGTGCCCGCCAACGGCAAGGCCGTGCTGGACTACGCCGTGCACTACAGCTGGACCGCCACCGACAAACCGCAACCGTAA
- a CDS encoding CoA pyrophosphatase, producing the protein MNEGILLPALRPLSAPPIAPGWNHADITELLGNTQRRPAAVLLGLREGVQPRLVFTVRTDHLQSHAGQVAFPGGSMDPGDIDALATALRESEEEIGLDRTLVTPLGYLDNFETISGYRITPVVARIAANAQLRAAPAEVAEVFEVPLAFFLEPANLRRYVMEYRGHRRDMVEFVHGGHRIWGATAAILLNLLKRMGRA; encoded by the coding sequence ATGAACGAGGGCATCCTGCTGCCGGCCTTGCGGCCGCTGTCCGCGCCACCCATCGCGCCAGGCTGGAACCACGCCGACATCACCGAACTGCTGGGCAACACGCAGCGTCGCCCGGCGGCGGTGCTGCTGGGGCTGCGCGAGGGCGTGCAGCCGCGGCTGGTGTTCACCGTGCGCACCGACCACTTGCAGTCGCATGCGGGGCAGGTGGCGTTCCCCGGCGGAAGCATGGACCCCGGCGACATCGACGCGCTGGCCACCGCGCTGCGCGAGAGCGAAGAGGAGATCGGCCTCGACCGCACGCTGGTGACGCCGCTGGGCTACCTCGACAACTTCGAGACGATCAGCGGCTACCGCATCACCCCGGTGGTGGCGCGCATCGCCGCGAACGCGCAGCTGCGCGCCGCACCCGCGGAAGTGGCCGAGGTGTTCGAGGTGCCGCTGGCGTTCTTCCTTGAACCAGCCAACCTGCGTCGTTATGTCATGGAATACCGCGGCCACCGGCGCGACATGGTGGAGTTCGTGCACGGCGGGCACCGCATCTGGGGCGCCACCGCGGCGATCCTGCTGAACCTGCTGAAGAGGATGGGACGCGCATGA